The Xanthomonas indica sequence CGTGGTCGAGGACGTGGCCAGCCAGCGCAAGCAGCCGGCGTTCGACCAGCAGCGGCTGGCGCGGGCGCTGAGCGCGGCGACCGGCACCACCTACCCGGCGCTGCGCCTGCCGTTCGTGCGCTTCGCCTACGTCCCCGAGGGCGGCAAGGCACAGGCGGCGATCGCCTTCGATCTCGACGAACTGCCGTGGCGCTGCACCCTCACCACCTACGTCTGCGCGCGCGCCGACAGCGGCCCGCAGCCGCGACCGCGCGGCTTCGGCGTGGTCCGCGATCTCAGCGTGCCGGCCGACGCCACCCCGCGGCGCTCGCCGGACGGGCGCTGGGACGCCTATGTCGACGGCAACGCGGTGCTGCTGCGCGCGGTGGCCGACGGGCATACGCTGCGCCTGGCCGACGACGGCCGCAGCGACGATTTCTACGATCCGGAAACCATCGCCTGGTCGCCGGATTCGCAGCGGCTGGCGCTGTACCGGGTGAAGCCCGGCTTTCCCCGCCGCGTCACCCGGGTGGAAGCGGCGCCGCCCGGCGGCGGCCAGCCGATCGTGCGCACCCAGCTGTATCCCAAGCCCGGTGATGCGGTGGACATCGAGCGGCCGGTGTTGTTCGACCTCGGCGCGCTGGCGCGCGGCGGCGCGCCCAAGCGCCTGCCCATCGACGACGCCTTGTTCGCCAATCCGTACCAGCTCTCGCCGATCCAATGGCGCCGCGACAGCGCCAGCTTCGTGTTCGATTACGTGCAGCGCGGTTTCCAGCGCATGCGCGCGATCGCGGTGGACGCGGCCACGGGCCAGGCGCACGTGGCGGTGGGCGAGGACGCGAAGACCTTCGTCTATGCCGACCGCAGTTACCACCACGATGTCGATGGCCTGGGCCAGGAGATCCTGTGGATCTCCGAGCGCGACGGCTGGCGCCACCTGTACCTGTTCGACGGTGCCAGCGGCCGGATCAAGACGCAGATCACCAAGGGCGAGTGGATCGTGCGCGATGTGCTGCGCGTGGACGACACGCAGCGGCGCATCTGGTTCACCGCCAGCGGCATGGATGCGGGCAAGGATCCCTATTACCGACACTTGTTCGCGGTGGATTTCGACGGCAGTCACCTGACCCGGCTGACCCAGGCCGATGCCGACCACGACGTGGCCATCGCCGACGACGGCCGCCACTACGTGGACGTGTACTCGCGTCCGGACATGGCGCCGGTGATGGAACTGCATGCCATCGACGGGCGCCTGCTGCAGGTGGTGGAGCGCGGCGACATCCGCAAGCTGCAGGCCGCCGGCTGGCGCGCGCCGCAGACCTTCGTCGCCAAGGGCCGCGACGGCAAGACCGACATCTGGGGCATGGTGGTGCGGCCGCGCGACTACGACCCGCACAAGAAGTACCCGGTGATCGAGAACATCTACGCCGGCCCGCACGATTCCTTCGTGCCCAAGACCTTCTGGCCATTCGGCTACCACTCCGGTGGCGACAAGCAGATCGGCATGCAGGCCCAGGCCGACCTGGGCTTCATCGTGGTGATGATCGACGGCATGGGCACCGCCAACCGCTCCAAGGCGTTCCACGATGTGGCCTGGAAGAACCTCGGCGATTCCGGCTTCCCCGACCGCATCGCCTGGCACAAGGCACTGGCTGCGCAGGATCCGTCCTACGACATCGGCCGTGTCGGCATCTACGGCGCGTCGGCCGGCGGGCAGAGCACGCTGGGCGCGCTCGAGCGGCATCCGGATTTCTACAAGGTGGGCGTGGCCTACGCGGGCTGCTACGACAACCGCATGGACAAGATCAGCTGGAACGAGCAGTGGATGGGCTGGCCGGTGGACGCCAGCTATGCGCGCGCCTCCGGCGTGGACAATGCGGCCAAGCTGCGTGGCGACCTGCTGCTGATCGTCGGCGAGCAGGACAGCAACGTCGACCCGGCCTCGACCGCACAGGTGGTGGACGCGCTGATCAAGGCCGGCAAGGACTTCGACCTGCTCGTCGTGCCCGGCGGCGAACACACCGTCGGCCGCTCCACCGGTCCCATCGACTACGTGCAGCGTCGCCAGTACGACTTCTTCGTGCGGCATCTGTTGGGGGAGCCGACGCCGGCGTGGAACAGGCTGTAGGGGGGGGCGGGATTTGGGATTGGGGATTGGGGATTCGCAAAGGCGTGGTGGTTCCTGTTCCCGCGGGACTCGGCTTTTCCCTTCTCCCCTCGGGAGAAGGTGCCCCGCAGGGGCGGATGAGGGTGCGGGGGGATGCACCAGGTTCTGGGGCATCGCGCGGCCTCCGTCCCCTCACCCCAACCCCTCTCCCGAGGGGAGAGGGGCTTTGGCTTTTCCCTTTTCCCCTCGCGAGAAGGTGCCCCGCAGGGGCGGATGAGGGTCCGGGAGATGCACCAGGTTCTGGGGCATCGCGCGGCCTCCGTACCCTCACCCCAACCCCTCTCCCGAGGGGAGAGGGGCTTTGGCTTTTCCCTTTTCCCCTCGCGAGAAGGTGCCCCGCAGGGGCGGATGAGGGTCCGGGAGATGCACCAGGTTCTGGGGCATCCCGCGGCTCCGAACCCTCACCCCAACCCCTCTCCCGAGGGGAGAGGGGCTTTGGTTTTTCCCTTCTCCCCTCGGGAGAAAGTGCCCCGCAGGGGCGGATGAGGGTCCGGGAGATGCACCAGGTTCTGGGGCATCGCGCGGGCTCCGAACCCTCACCCCAACCCCTCTCCCGAGGGGAGAGGGGCTTCAGATCATCGCGCCGACGCGCCCGCTCTTGCCAATCCCCAATCCCGACTCCCCAATCCCACCCCTCAAGCCCCCGCCAACTCCGCCGATAACCCGGCAAGTCTCCCTGCGCCCCGACCCGCCATGACCGCCATCGCTCCCAGTTCTTCGATCGCGCTATCCGGCATGCGCGCCGCGACGTCCGGGTTGCAGGTGCGCGCCAACAACATCGCCAATCTCGCTACCGAGGGCTTCCAGCGTTCGGTACCGGTGAATCAGGCCACCGCCGGTGGCGGCGTGGTCGGGCAGGTGCAGCAGGCCGACGGGCAGGGCAGCGATCTGGTCGACGACATGGTCGGCACGCTGACCGAGCGCACCGCGTTCCAGGCCAATGCGCGCGTGCTGCGTGCGGCCGACGACAGTATCGGCAGCCTGCTCGACGTGCTCGCCTAAGCCGTCACCGACGCGCTGCGCTCCCGCAACACAGCACCGCCGCGACCACGCGGCTATGCGGTTTTCCGCATCCATCCTCGGCACAGCGCACAAGACGCTGCGGCGCGCGCAGCGCACGATGCGACGATCGCATTGCATCGGGGACGGTAGATGGATCGGAGAGATTTCCTGCGGCAGGGCTTGGCGGTCGGCGCGATTGCCGGCGTGGAAGCGCTGGCCGGGCGTGCCGCTGCGGCACCGACAGCAGCCAGCGCCGCGCGGGCGCCGGCAGCGCCGCACCTGCGGCCGCTTGCGGCCGACGCGCTCGCCGGGCATACGCTGCAATGCCGTTTCGTCGAGGCCGGTGCGACCTGGGAGGTCTACGAAGACCTGCGCCAGCCCGACGGCGATCTGACCCTGCGCGGGCCGGGCGGGGTGCTGGTGCTGGGCAAGCGCACCGAAGCGGTGTTCCCGGCGGCGCAGGCGCCGTACTTCGGCATGGCCCTGGCCGAAGTGGCGATGGCCGATGCCGATCTGCTCGCCGATCGCTTGCTGCGCGATGGCGACCCGCGCGCCGATGAGGTGCGCGACGTGGCGCCGCCGCCGGCCTCGCAACTGGATCCCAAGGACTACAACGGGCGCCTGCCGTGGACCACCTTCGTCGGCACCCGCGAATGCGCCGACACCATGCCGGTGTACCCGGACGGGCGTACCCGCTGCTACCGCGCCATCCAGACGTTCCCGGAACTGGGCAAGGACGAACTGGTGCGGCGTCGCAGCGAAGGCCTGCTCGGTGGCTGGATGCCGGCGGTGCGCAAGGTGGTGCCGGCCGGCGACGGCCGCTACTACGACATCCTGCTGTTCGCCGACGTGCTGGCCGAGGACCGCTTCGTGGTGCAGACCTGGCACCGCAGCGCGCTGGTCGAGCATGGCAAGGTCAGCAAGGTGGTGTACGGCTACAGCTATCCGGACTACCCGCCGCGGCGCGGCCCGCGCAGTGCCGAGGAGTTCTACCGCGGCCTGCTCGCCTTCGCCGGCTACTGGCAGGCGCAGCTGGGCGACACCGTGCAGGCGCAGACCCCGGACCCGAGTTGGCGCGACATGGCGCGCTTCGCCTTCGCCCGCGAGCTGGTGGTGCGCCCCGGCGGCACCTATCCCAAGTACGGCGCGGTGGACCGCGACTACTACGGCAACGAGTACGACGGCTTCCAGGACACCTTCACTAGTTCGCTGTACGCCAACCTGGAGTGGGGCCGCTTCAGCCAGGCCGCGGCGGTGCTGGACGGGTATTTCAGTGATTTCGTGCAGGCCGACGGCATGGTCAACATGCGCGGTCCGGAGACCGGCCAGTTCGGGCTGACCCTGTCGCTGCTGGCGCGCTACCTGCGCTACACCGGCGATGCCGCGCTGCTGCGCAAGCACCGCGACAAGATCGCCGCCACTGCGCAGGTGCTGGTCGAGCTGCACGACGCCAGCCTGCGCCTGCCGGCGTCGGCACCGGGGCATGGCCTGATTCACGGTTGGAACGAATCCGATGCCTGTCTGTTCCCCGATCCGCAGGTGTGGTGGAAGCCGTACTACGCCAACAGCGCGCTGGCGGTGCGCGGTTGGCAGGACCTGGCCGCGGTGTGGGCCGGCATCGCCGGGCCGGGTGGGCAGGCCGCCGCAGCGCAGTGGCAGCGCCGTGCGCAGCAGCTGTCCGCACAACTGCTGCGCACGCTGCGCGGCAACGTCCGCCGCGACTTGCAGCCGCCGTACCTCGGTCCGCTGCCCGGGGTGAAGCTCACCTTCCGCCAGTCGCTGCAGCAGGAACACCCCAGCGAGCAGGGCTGGCCGCACCGCGCCTACGCCGAACTGCTGCAGGCCGATGTGCTGCCCGACGACCTGGCGCACCTGGTCATCGACTGCGTGCGCGGCCACGGCGGCACCAGCCTCGGCGTGGTCGGCAACATCACCGCGCCCACGCCGGAGGCGCGCGACCTGCTCGGCTTCATCTCCTACGGCTACGCGCAGCAGTTGCTGCGCCTGGACCGGATCGAGGAATACCTGCTGTTCCTGTACGCGCACCGCTACCACGTGCATACCCGCGGCAGTTGGACGGCGGGCGAGGTCAGCGGCATCACCGGCGGCATGCCGCTGTTCTGCATTCCCGCGCAGATGACCATCCCGCTGCTGCTGCGCTGGATGCTGGTGTTCGAGGACAGCGCCGGCGAGGAACTGTTCCTGGCGCGGGCGCTGCCGCGCGACTGGCTGGGCAGCGGCGAGACGATCGCGATCGAGGCGGCGCCGACGCGCTGGGGCAGGGTGTCGCTGACCCTGCAGGGAGACCCGGCGCGCAAGCGCGTCGACGGCAGCGTGACGCTGCCGGCGCAGCGCCCGGCGCGGACTTGGCTGACCCTGCGCGTGCCGGCTGGCACCCGCCTGCAGGAGGTGCGGCTGGACGGACAACTGGCGGTGCTGTCCGGGCCGCGCAATGAGCGTGTGCTGGTCCCGGCCGGCAGCGCGGCGACGGTGGCGATTTCGGCTGTCTACGGCTGAGTGGCGAAAAAGTCGGAAACGTCCCGCCGGTCCGCGGGGCAATGCGGTATTCCGCACGTTTTCCCGATAAATACGACAAGACGCCGCGCGCGTCCTACGCGCACATTGTGACCGTGCAGTGAATGTCCAGGGGGAGATTCGTTGCACGTCACCGGGGACGCAGCGCATGGGTCGTGCGCGTCGCCGTGCAGGCGGCGTCGGGATCGTCCCGTCCGGCGGCGCCTGCGTGGACACGTCCGTTTTCGTATCCGCCACATGTGCTGGCGTCGGGGCGGCCGCCTGGGGAAGGGCGGCGCTCCAGCGATCGCCAGGCCGCCGCTCAGGAGATTTCCGATGCCGTCTTTGCTCGAACGCGTTGTGCCGCTGCTCCCGTGTTCCTGGCGCGCCGCGCCGCAACCCGGTCCACTGGCTGCGGCCATCTGCACCGCGCTGGCCCTGCTCGCGCCAGCGGTGCAGGCGCAGGATGCGCAGACGCAGGACGCTCAGGCGACCACGCTGGAGCGGGTCAGCGTCACCGGCAGCCATCTGCGCCGGGTCGATGCCGAGACCGCCAGCCCGGTCATTACCATCGACCGCCAGCGCATCGAGGACAGCGGCCAGAACACGCTCGGCCAGTTGCTGCAGCAGCTGCCGGCGATGGCCGGCAACATGCCCAACGTGGCGCTCAATTCCGGCTTCAGCCACGGTCGTGCGCTGGTCTCGCTGCGCAATCTCGGCCCCGAGCGCACCCTGGTGCTGGTCAACGGCCACCGCATGGCCGGGCCGGCCAGCAGCGTCGCCGCCGCGCCCGGCGTGGACGTCAACGCGATTCCGGCGGCGATGGTCGAGCGCATCGAGGTGCTCACCGACGGCGCCTCGTCGGTGTACGGCTCCGACGCCATCGCCGGCGTGGTCAACATCATCCTCAAGGACAAGTACGACGGTTTCGCCGCCACCGCCGACTACGGCCTGAGCACCCACGGCGACGGCAACCGCCGCTCGCTCGGCCTGGAGTGGGGCAAGACCTGGGACCGCGGCGGGCTGATCCTGGGCGTGAGCCGCAGTTCCATGAACGCGCTGTACGACAGCGACCGCGACTATGCGCGCACCGCGCACAGCTATCTCAACGGCGACGTGGTGGAGCGCCGCGGCAACGGCACCCGTGCCTTCCTCAGCAATGGCAGCGTGCTGACCCCCAACGCCAACCTGGCACCTGGCCAGGTCAACGCCAGCGACTTCCACACCTACAGCCAGGCGGTCGAAGGCTACAACGCGTACACCGGCCAGTACCTGATCACCCCGGTGCAGCGCACCAACGCCTCGGCGCACGCCAGCTTCGACTTCACCCCGAACGTGCAGGGCTACCTGGACATGTTCTGGACCCGCAGCGAGACCACCTCGCAGCTCACCGCCTACGGCCTGGAACTGCCCAACGCCGCGCAGAACTACTACAACCCCTTCGGCGCCCAGCTCAGCCGCTACCTGCTGCGCTCGGTGCCGGCCAACACCCGCGTCTACACCTCGACGATGTACCAGACCAACATCGTCGCCGGCCTGCGCGGCAAGTTCGGCGACAGCAGCTGGCAGTGGGACGCGGCGGCCGGCTACGCGCACTACAAGGACACCCTGGTGCGCAACGGCTTCTCCATCACCTCGGCGCTGAACAACGCGGTGGGCGCCTCGTTCCGCGACAGCGACGGCACCCTCAAGTGCGGCACGCCCGGCAACGTCATCGCCGGCTGTACCCCGATCAACGTGTTCAACCCGGACGATCCGGCCACCATCGCCGGCATCAAGGCCACCCAGAGCGCGGTCGACCTGATCGACGAGAGCACCATGAAGTTCGCCGAGGCCAGCGTCAACGGCGACCTGTTCGCGATGCCGGCCGGCACGGTGCAGGCCGCGTTCGGCCTGTCGTTCCGCAAGAACGGCTTCTCGCAGGGCACCAGCAATCCGGTGGCGGCCGCCGATGCGGAAGGCAACTGCGATTACAACGACGGCTGCATCATGAACCAGGGCCACGACGAGACCATCAAGGAGGCCTACGCCGAAGTGCTGGTGCCGCTGCTCAAGGGCGTGACCGGCGCGCAGGCGCTGAACCTCAACCTGGGCACGCGCTACTCGCGCTACGACTACTGGGGCAGCACCACCAACAGCAAGGTCGCGCTGGAATGGCGGCCGATCGACAACCTGCTGATCCGCGCCACCGGCTCGCAGGTGTTCCGCGCGCCGGCGCTGGGCGACCTGTACGGCTCGCCGTACAACGGCGTGGTCGACGATGTCGCCGACTACACGGATCCGTGCAACGGCTACACCGGCGGCGGCAATCCCGCGGCCTGCGCCAACGTGCCGACCAATGGCCGTTTCGTCAACACCTCCACCTTCACTGTGCTCACCACCGGCTCGGCCAACGCCGGTTTCGCGATCAAGCCCGAGCAGGGCCGTTCCTACAACATCGGCGCGGTGTACGACCCGGGCTGGGCCGAGGGGCTGTCGCTGAACCTGGATAGCTGGCGCGTCACTCTCGACGACATGATCAACGGCGTCGGCCTGAATCAGGTGCTGCAGTATTGCTACGATGGCCAGAGTGCCTACTGCCCGTTGATCGAGCGCGGCCCCACCGGGCAACTGGTCAGCGTGACCGTGCCGTTCGCGATCAACAGCGGCAAGGTCGACATCCGCGGCGACGACGTTGGCATCAAGTACGCCTTGCCCGAGACCGCGTGGGGTCGCTTCCGTGCCGGCGTCGATGCCACCTACCTGTCCAGCTACAAATTCAGCGGCGATCCGCACAACTATGTGGGCGAACAATCCAGCTACGGCAATCTGCCGCGCTGGCGCGCGAACTTCACGCTCGACTGGGACAACGGTCCCTGGCACGCGAGTTGGAACACCCGCCTGATCGGCCGTACCACGGTCGGCAGCGCCTACGAGGACTTCTGCGTCAACACCGCCGCCGACGGCAGTTGCGTGTATTTCCCGGTTGGCACGGTGACCTACCACGACGCCAGCGTGAGCCGGAAGTTCGAGCGCCTGCACAGCACCCTGGCGCTGGGCGTGAACAACCTCGGCAACCGCACGCCGCCGCGCTACTACGGCTACGCCAGTGCGGCCAACACCGACGCGTTCACCTACGACACGCTTGGGCGTTACTTCTGGGCGCGGATCAGGACCGAGTTTTGAGTCGCCTGTCTGCACTCGGTGGCGTCGCGTCGCGCGTGCGGCGCGGCGCCGCCCTTCTAGGTTGCCTGCTGTTCGCGGTGGCGATTTCAGCATCGGCCACCACCGGCGATGTGCTCGACCGCGATGGCGAAGACCTGCAGCCCAGCAATGCCGCGATCGGGATGCCGCGTTTTACCGGCGATGCGCATCCGCTGCCGGACAGCGGCGTGGCGTTCGCGCCGGGGCGGGGGCAGGGCCAGTTGCAGCGGGTGTTCGCCGCCGACCTGGCGGCGGGCGCAGGCAGCGCGCCCGGCCGCGATTTCTGGATCGACCGCCTGCTGGCGCGGCAGGGCACCGGCGGCGGCTTCGGCGACAGCAACAACTGGCTATTCACCCGTGGCCGCGCCGCCTACCTGTACACGCACAAGCCGGAGGAGCCCGGCTTCGTCGGCGACGTGGCCTATGTGCACAAGACCGGCCACGACGCGTTGTTCCGCCTGCAGCTGGAGCGCGACGGCGTGCCGATCGTGCTGGTCGAGGACAGTGCGCAGCGGCGGCAGACGCCGAGCTATTTCAGCAGCGTCTACGCCGGTGCCGGCGTGCGCCTGCAACTGGTCAAGTTCATCAGCGAGCAGAACGTGGCGGTGGCCGAGGCCACCGTGTCCAGCACCGACGGCGAGGCGCATGCGCTGACCCTGCGCGCGGTCTCACCGATGGTCACCCATCCCGACGGTGCCGAACTGACCGGCGCCTTCGTCACCCACAATGCCATCACCACAGTGTTCCCGCGCCTGTCCGGCGACGGCTTCGCGGTGCAATGCGCGAGCATCGTGCGGCAGGTGGTCGTGCCGGCGCACGGGACCGCGCCAACGCTGAAGGTGCAACTCGGGCTGGTCGCGCGCGAACTGCCGGCCTCGCTGCAGGAATACCGGCGCATCGCCGCGCAATCGCCGCAGCAGGCCTATCGCGAGCACGTCGTCGCCTACAACCGCTGGTGGGCCGACAACCTGCCGTACCTGGACACGCCCGAGGACAATCTCGACAAGACCCTGTTCTATCGCTGGTGGCTGCTGCGCTTCAATTTCCTCGATGCCGCGGTGCCCGGCAACGACTACCAGTTCCCGGTGGCGATCGAAGGCGTGCTCGGCTACGACAACGCCATCGTGCTCACCACCGGCATGTTCATCGACGACCTCAAGTACCTGCGCGATCCGCTCTACGCGTACGGCTCCTGGCTCGGTACCGGCGAGACCGCCGGCGGCGGCAAGTACGTGGACAATCCCGGCGCGCCGGAGAACTGGTCCAACTCCTACGCCCAGTATCTCAGTGCCGCCGCCTGGCGCGCCTATCAGGTGCATGGCGGGCCGCGGGCGATCGCCGGGCAATTGGCGCGCTACGCCAGCGAAGACGTGGAGGCGCTGCTGCGCGCCTACGATCGCAACGGCAACGGCCTGATCGAGTACGACTGGGCGGCGATGACCGGCAACGACGCCGATGCGGTCTCCTTCGACTGGGCCAAGCGCCACGACGCGCCACGCATGGACCGCAGCGAGAGCGCGTACGTGTACGCCAATGCGCTGGCCGCCGCGCAGGCCGCGCAGGTGGCCGGCGACGCCGCCACTGCCACGCGCATGCAGACGCTGGTGGCGAAGATCCGTCGCGCCGTGCTCGACGTGCTGTGGCAGGACCACAGTGCACAGGCCGACGGCATGGGCCTGCACGGCGACCTGCTCAAGCAGCGCCAGGCCGACGGGCCGCGCCTGCCGGTGGACTGGAAGGAGACCAACAACTACTACCCCTTCAGCGTCGGTCTCATGCCCAAGCACGGCGACGCAGACGACGACCCCAAGTACGTGCGCGCGCTGCGCCTGTTCGCCGACGCGCGGCAGTTCCCGCTGTTCCCGTTCTACACGGCCAACCAGGCCGATGCGCAGGCGCGCGGCGAGGGGGGCAGCAACAATTTCTCGGTGATCAATTCCACCGTGGCATTCCGCCTGCTCGGCAGCGTGTTGCGCGATTACCCCAGCCCGTATCTGGACGCGTCCAGCTACCGCACGCTGCTGTACTGGAACGCGTGGGCGCACTACATCGACGGCGACAACCGCTACCCGGACCAGAACGAGTTCTGGGCGCAGGGCAGCGCCGCCGATGGCGGCCGCATCGGCTACCGTTCGTGGATCCACCACACCCAGCTCGGCGCCACCAACTTCACCGTGATCGAGGATGCGATGGGCCTGCGTCCGCGCAGCGATGCCCTGATCGAGCTGTATCCGATCGACATCGGCTGGGACCATTTCGCCGCCGATCGGCTGCGCTACCGCGACCGCGACCTGAGCATCGTCTGGGACCGCGACGGTCGCCGCTACGGCGGCGCTGCGCCGAAGGGCTATTCGCTGTACCTGGACGGGCAACTGGCCTTCACCGTCGATCGCCTGGCACACCTGTTGTACGACCCTGGTAGCGGTCGCGTGCAGGCCTTGCCGGATGTGGTCAATGCCGGTGCCGCGCAGATGCAGGTGCTGGCCGCGCATCGGCTGGCGCTGCAGGCGCCGCAGCAGGTGCGCTTTCCAGGCCAGGCGCGGATCGGTGCGGTACTCGCCGATGCCGGGCTCGACATCGCGCTGCCGCCCGGCGCGCGCAACCTGGCGCAGGGCGCGGCGGTCAGCGCGAGCTATGCGGCCGACGGGTTCCCGGCCACGGCCGCGGTCGACGGCAGCACCGCCAACGAGCCGTTCTGGGGCACGGCCGGTTCGCCCGCCGCTAGCGACTGGCTGGAGCTGGATCTGGGTCGGCCGCAGACGCTCGACGACGTGCGTGTGTACTTCTATCGCAGTTCGTCGCCTCCGGGCGAACAGCATGGGTTCCCGTCGGGCACGCGCGCCGGCTACGCGCCGCCGTGGTTGTACGTGCTGCAGTACTTCGACGCCGGCGTGTGGAAGACCGTGCCGGGCCAGGTGCGCGATGCGCCGATCGCACAGGGCAACCGCAACCGCATCCGTTTCCCGCCGCTGCGCGCGCAGCGCTGGCGCGTGCAAGTGACCCATGCAGGCGCGCTGCGCACCGGGATCAAGGAGATCCAGGCCTATGCCAGCGGTGCGGCGGTGCTGGCGGCGCAGGGCAACCAGGCGCCGCAGGTCGAGGCCTGGCAGGAAGACGGCAGCAGTGCCGGCGGCGTGGTGCGCCTGGCCGGGCGGGTCGGCGACGACGCACTGCCGAACGGCACGCTCGCGCTGCACTGGCGCACGCTGCAGGCGCCGCCCGGTGGCGCCGCGCTGTTCGAGCAGCCGCAGGCGGCCACGACCGAGGTGCGCTTCACTGCGCCCGGCGCCTACACCCTGCAGTTGCAGGCCGACGATGGCGCGTTGCAGGGGCACGCCGAGGTGGCGGTAATCGCGGCAGCGGCCCCGGCCGGGCAGACCCTGCAGGTGCAGGGCGAGGCCACGCCGAGCGCGCAGTTCACCGCCGGCCATCACCGCCTGCAGGCGCTCAACGATGGCCTGCTGCCGGCGCCGGACCAGGAGCCCGCCGCCGACCGCCGCTGGGGCAGCTGGGGGCGCGCGCAGCCCGCCTCGGTGTGGGTGCAGTACCAGTGGCCGCAAGCGCAGCGGCTGAGCGCGGCGGCGCTGTACTTCTGGGACGACCAGCCGCAGGGCGGGGTGGCGTTGCCGCGCGCGTGGACGCTGCAATACCTCGACGGCACGCAGTGGCGCGACATCGCCGTGCGCGGCGGTTATCCGGTGCAGGGCAATGGCGTGCCGAGCCGGGTGACGTTCGCGCCGGTGGTCACCACGGCCTTGCGCGCGGTGCTGCAGACTGCGGTGCAGGGCGAAGGCCACTACGCGGTCGGCCTGGACGAGTGGCAGGTATTCGCCGAGCGTGCGGTGGTGACCGAAGCGGTGGACGTGCGTATCGCGCCCGGGCAGGCGCCGACGTTGCCGGCACGCATCGCCGGCTACTTCGCCGACGGCAGCTGGGGCTGGCTGGGCGTGCGCTGGTCGCAAGTCGGTGTGGCGGCGCTGGCCGGCGAGGGCCGCGTGCAGGTGCAGGGCCTGGCCGACGGCGGGGTGCCGGTGACTGCCAGCGTCTGGGTCCGCGCGACCGCACCGGGCCAGCTCACCACCGTGCAGGCGCCGCCGTCGTTGCACGTGCCTGCAGGGCAGGTACCGGCGCTGCCGGAACTGGTCTCCGTGCAGTACAACGACGGTTCGCGCGAGCGCGTGCCGGTGCGTTGGTCGCCGCTGGCGTCGGCCGCCTATGCGAAGCCAGGGCGCCTGAGCGTGGTCGGGCAGGCGCAGGGGCGCGAGGGCAGCGGCGAGTTGCCGGTGCGGCTGGAACTGGTGATCGAGCCGGAGGCGACGCCGTGAGCCGCCGGTCTGTGCGCAGTGCAGTCGCCTGCTTGCTGATGACCTGCGCTGCTTGCATCGGCGTTGCCACGGCCGCCACGCCGGCAACGCCGCGGTCGCGGCCGGTGCAGGCGCCGGGCAACCCGATCCTGGCCGACGGCCGCGACTATGCGGCCGACCCGGCACCACTGGTCGCCGATGGCAAGCTCTACATCATCGCCGGCCGCGACGAAGCACCGCCGGAGGTCAACGACTTCGTCATGGACCGCTGGCAACTGCTGGTTACCGACGACGTCGGCAGTGGCCGCTGGACCTACTATCCGGCACTGCTGCGACCGCACCAGGTGTTCGCCTGGGCCGCACCCGGTCATGCCTACGGCGCGCAGATCGTGCAGGGCCCGGACCGGCGCTACTACCTGTACGCGCCGGTGCAGGAAGCGCACTCGCGCAATGCCGATCCGTTCGCGATCGGGGTGGCGGTGGCCGACAGCCCATTGGGGCCGTGGCGCGACGCGCATCCGCAGGGACCGATC is a genomic window containing:
- a CDS encoding S9 family peptidase, with product MNKFVVSIVMALACCAGAAQAAPSVADYQRSLGLREAWIGLTENVTWPAQWRDDGAFYYRKTVPGGFAFVVEDVASQRKQPAFDQQRLARALSAATGTTYPALRLPFVRFAYVPEGGKAQAAIAFDLDELPWRCTLTTYVCARADSGPQPRPRGFGVVRDLSVPADATPRRSPDGRWDAYVDGNAVLLRAVADGHTLRLADDGRSDDFYDPETIAWSPDSQRLALYRVKPGFPRRVTRVEAAPPGGGQPIVRTQLYPKPGDAVDIERPVLFDLGALARGGAPKRLPIDDALFANPYQLSPIQWRRDSASFVFDYVQRGFQRMRAIAVDAATGQAHVAVGEDAKTFVYADRSYHHDVDGLGQEILWISERDGWRHLYLFDGASGRIKTQITKGEWIVRDVLRVDDTQRRIWFTASGMDAGKDPYYRHLFAVDFDGSHLTRLTQADADHDVAIADDGRHYVDVYSRPDMAPVMELHAIDGRLLQVVERGDIRKLQAAGWRAPQTFVAKGRDGKTDIWGMVVRPRDYDPHKKYPVIENIYAGPHDSFVPKTFWPFGYHSGGDKQIGMQAQADLGFIVVMIDGMGTANRSKAFHDVAWKNLGDSGFPDRIAWHKALAAQDPSYDIGRVGIYGASAGGQSTLGALERHPDFYKVGVAYAGCYDNRMDKISWNEQWMGWPVDASYARASGVDNAAKLRGDLLLIVGEQDSNVDPASTAQVVDALIKAGKDFDLLVVPGGEHTVGRSTGPIDYVQRRQYDFFVRHLLGEPTPAWNRL
- a CDS encoding flagellar basal body protein, which encodes MTAIAPSSSIALSGMRAATSGLQVRANNIANLATEGFQRSVPVNQATAGGGVVGQVQQADGQGSDLVDDMVGTLTERTAFQANARVLRAADDSIGSLLDVLA
- a CDS encoding Tat pathway signal protein — translated: MDRRDFLRQGLAVGAIAGVEALAGRAAAAPTAASAARAPAAPHLRPLAADALAGHTLQCRFVEAGATWEVYEDLRQPDGDLTLRGPGGVLVLGKRTEAVFPAAQAPYFGMALAEVAMADADLLADRLLRDGDPRADEVRDVAPPPASQLDPKDYNGRLPWTTFVGTRECADTMPVYPDGRTRCYRAIQTFPELGKDELVRRRSEGLLGGWMPAVRKVVPAGDGRYYDILLFADVLAEDRFVVQTWHRSALVEHGKVSKVVYGYSYPDYPPRRGPRSAEEFYRGLLAFAGYWQAQLGDTVQAQTPDPSWRDMARFAFARELVVRPGGTYPKYGAVDRDYYGNEYDGFQDTFTSSLYANLEWGRFSQAAAVLDGYFSDFVQADGMVNMRGPETGQFGLTLSLLARYLRYTGDAALLRKHRDKIAATAQVLVELHDASLRLPASAPGHGLIHGWNESDACLFPDPQVWWKPYYANSALAVRGWQDLAAVWAGIAGPGGQAAAAQWQRRAQQLSAQLLRTLRGNVRRDLQPPYLGPLPGVKLTFRQSLQQEHPSEQGWPHRAYAELLQADVLPDDLAHLVIDCVRGHGGTSLGVVGNITAPTPEARDLLGFISYGYAQQLLRLDRIEEYLLFLYAHRYHVHTRGSWTAGEVSGITGGMPLFCIPAQMTIPLLLRWMLVFEDSAGEELFLARALPRDWLGSGETIAIEAAPTRWGRVSLTLQGDPARKRVDGSVTLPAQRPARTWLTLRVPAGTRLQEVRLDGQLAVLSGPRNERVLVPAGSAATVAISAVYG